In a genomic window of Penaeus chinensis breed Huanghai No. 1 chromosome 30, ASM1920278v2, whole genome shotgun sequence:
- the LOC125041291 gene encoding anther-specific proline-rich protein APG-like gives MTDRQLLRESGAAHAKAFPPCAPMPQRRPHAPAPPPCPSAAPMPQRRPHAPAPPPCLSAAPMPQRRPHAPAPPPCPSAAPMPQRRPHAPAPPTCPSAAPMPQRRPHAPAPPPCPSAAPMAQRRPHAPAPPPCPSAAPMPQRRPHAPAPPPYSSAAPMPQRRPHTPAPLPCPSAAHAAQISILTSKIIFYFTSKVGFVMALVEAVDRGSLYLAMFTEARRP, from the exons ATGACAGATCGCCAGCTCCTGCGAGAGAGTGGCGCCGCCCACGCAAAGGCCTTCCCTCCCTGCGCCCCCATGCCCCAGCGCCGCCCCCATGCCCCAGCGCCGCCCCCATGCCCCAGCGCCGCCCCCATGCCCCAGCGCCGCCCCCATGCCCCAGCGCCGCCCCCATGCCTCAGCGCCGCCCCCATGCCCCAGCGCCGCCCCCATGCCCCAGCGCCGCCCCCATGCCCCAGCGCCGCCCCAATGCCCCAGCGCCGCCCCCATGCCCCAGCGCCGCCCACATGCCCCAGCGCCGCCCCCATGCCTCAGCGCCGCCCCCATGCCCCAGCGCCGCCCCCATGCCCCAGCGCCGCCCCCATGGCTCAGCGCCGCCCCCATGCCCCAGCGCCGCCCCCATGCCCCAGCGCCGCCCCCATGCCCCAGCGCCGCCCCCATGCCCCAGCGCCGCCCCCATACTCCAGCGCCGCCCCCATGCCTCAGCGCCGCCCCCATACTCCAGCGCCGCTCCCATGCCCCAGCGCCGCCCATGCCGCCCAA ATCAGCATTTTAACTTCCaaaatcatattttatttcaCATCTAAAGTTGGATTTGTCATGGCACTGGTTGAGGCTGTCGATCGTGGGAGTCTCTATTTGGCCATGTTTACTGAAGC GCGGCGACCCTag